One stretch of Acidobacteriota bacterium DNA includes these proteins:
- a CDS encoding carboxypeptidase-like regulatory domain-containing protein: MERKRTPASFVPWAVVFLLMALVLPPSLYAQETRGKISGRVTDTSKAIIPGASVTATDVTRGSVASTTTNDQGLFQINYLLPGAYKVVVELSGFKKYVQDNVPVQANQTRDIGVVLEVGGVEETVSVTAEARTLNTTDGSLGLTVDQKLLESLPLIHGDPYKIMGLATGLALTGDPRLDRPFEPTHIIGYAFDGTRGNRSDLLIDGAPSTATANSGANANNAFTVIATYVPQSDMVQEFRVQTATFDSQFGNTEGGVTSMVIKSGTNSFHGTGYYFAEPSSLGANDVFGNARGQAKIESNSNRPGFTVGGPISIPGLYSGKDKTFFMVGYERITDKRPRFDIAGTSWVPTAALRNGDFSAYSSFITIYDPLTRAPTGTSGQYAGTAFSGNIIPTNRLNPIAQAILKYYTLPKNAGTNPATGPAGNASDATLAEETKPYDTLTGKIDHKFSANNRMFARYSWYERNSHYDNYLSSAASGTLFQFISKQAVIDDVHVFNATTVLNVRYGYNRFDRNSDMELPEAIGFDLTKIGFPAQYNTMVPEVIRRFPRLDFTSGDMVSVAYGNDFRPVTSHTFAATLNKSMGAHAVKGGAEIRLYTERSLPTGNAQSGQYAFSNTYTRQNSASGTDYQGLQAFATFLLGMPSTTSISVLPSFSEYSITSGFFVQDDWRVNNKLTVNLGLRYEVESPMAERQNASVSNFDASYVQPLQAAAQANYAALNDAALKALVPQLNVKGGLMFAGVDGGSALYTTPKNTFLPRFGLAYQLDDKTVIRAGVGLFAGFLGQRRGDIINYGYSQTTTVGTTTDAFGAPIPQYWDNAFVTTPPITPVGNALGRQTFLGNAISFFNQNPKVSKQLRGQIGVQRELPGGMTLEAAFVSNYGYDIEITRNINALPTQYLSTDNSRTAAMVANNTFLTAAVTNPFAGLLPGTSFNNATISRSQLLLPYPEFGAINTTNNDGKSWYNAGQFGLQKRFAGGYSVGVSYTRSKWMQATEYLNAADPRPTKMISDLDVTNRLTVTGIFAFPFGKGRHFLSGANGILEAIVGGWQVQGNYTFQTGFPISFSDAFYNGTDPVNGSDIKITNQTTKQWFNTAPFTSILTDTSTNATPVNHLRTLPLRFTNVRCDAINNLDLSLIKDIRLGGDVRLQLRAEFINALNTPYLAAAARSAPVTSPTNAAFGQVTNSNQANYARRAQVGVKILF; encoded by the coding sequence TTGATGGCCCTCGTCCTCCCGCCGTCCCTCTACGCTCAGGAAACACGTGGGAAAATATCCGGCCGAGTCACCGACACCTCCAAGGCGATCATCCCCGGGGCGTCGGTGACCGCCACCGACGTGACCAGAGGCTCGGTGGCCTCCACGACGACCAATGACCAGGGCCTGTTTCAGATCAACTACCTGCTCCCCGGCGCGTACAAGGTCGTGGTCGAACTGTCGGGTTTCAAAAAGTACGTCCAGGACAATGTCCCGGTCCAGGCCAACCAGACGCGCGACATCGGCGTCGTCCTCGAAGTCGGGGGTGTGGAGGAAACCGTCAGCGTCACCGCTGAGGCCCGCACGCTGAACACCACGGACGGAAGCCTGGGGCTGACCGTGGATCAGAAGCTGCTCGAGAGTCTCCCGCTCATACACGGCGATCCGTACAAGATCATGGGATTGGCGACCGGCCTGGCCCTCACCGGTGACCCGCGGCTGGACAGGCCGTTCGAGCCGACGCACATCATCGGTTATGCCTTCGACGGCACGCGCGGCAACCGCAGCGATCTGCTGATCGACGGCGCGCCGAGCACCGCCACGGCGAACAGCGGAGCGAATGCAAACAACGCCTTCACGGTCATCGCCACCTACGTCCCGCAATCCGACATGGTCCAGGAGTTCAGGGTCCAGACGGCGACCTTCGACTCCCAGTTTGGCAACACCGAGGGCGGCGTCACCAGCATGGTCATCAAGTCCGGGACGAACAGCTTCCACGGCACGGGCTACTACTTCGCGGAGCCGTCGAGCCTGGGGGCGAACGATGTCTTTGGAAATGCGCGAGGTCAGGCGAAGATCGAGAGCAATTCGAACCGACCCGGCTTCACCGTGGGCGGCCCGATCAGCATTCCGGGGCTTTACAGCGGGAAGGACAAGACCTTCTTCATGGTCGGCTATGAGCGAATCACGGACAAGCGGCCGCGTTTCGACATTGCGGGAACCTCATGGGTTCCGACCGCGGCGCTGCGCAACGGCGACTTCTCCGCGTACTCCTCATTCATCACAATCTACGATCCGCTGACCCGTGCCCCCACCGGCACGTCCGGGCAGTACGCCGGAACGGCGTTCTCCGGCAACATCATCCCGACGAACCGGCTCAACCCCATCGCGCAGGCGATCCTCAAGTATTACACCCTGCCCAAGAATGCCGGCACGAACCCTGCGACGGGTCCAGCCGGCAACGCCAGCGACGCAACCCTTGCGGAGGAGACGAAGCCCTACGACACCCTCACCGGCAAGATCGACCACAAGTTCTCCGCCAACAACAGGATGTTCGCGCGGTACAGCTGGTACGAGCGCAACAGCCACTACGATAACTACCTCTCGTCAGCGGCCTCTGGCACCTTGTTCCAGTTCATCTCGAAACAGGCCGTGATCGACGACGTGCACGTGTTCAACGCGACGACCGTCCTGAACGTCAGGTACGGCTACAACCGCTTCGACCGCAACTCGGACATGGAGCTGCCGGAAGCGATCGGCTTCGACCTCACGAAGATCGGCTTCCCCGCCCAATACAACACGATGGTTCCTGAAGTGATCAGGCGGTTCCCGCGCCTGGATTTCACCTCGGGCGACATGGTGTCGGTGGCCTACGGCAACGACTTCAGGCCGGTGACCTCGCACACCTTTGCCGCCACACTGAACAAGTCGATGGGCGCGCACGCGGTGAAGGGCGGCGCTGAGATCAGGCTGTACACCGAACGCAGTCTCCCCACCGGCAACGCCCAGAGCGGCCAGTACGCCTTCTCCAACACCTACACGAGACAGAACAGCGCGAGCGGCACCGACTATCAGGGCCTGCAGGCCTTCGCCACGTTCCTCCTTGGCATGCCCTCCACCACGTCAATCTCGGTACTCCCGAGTTTCTCCGAATACTCCATTACGTCGGGGTTCTTCGTGCAGGACGACTGGCGGGTCAACAACAAGCTGACCGTGAACCTCGGCCTGCGTTACGAGGTCGAATCGCCGATGGCCGAGCGCCAGAACGCGAGCGTCTCCAACTTCGATGCCAGCTACGTCCAGCCGCTCCAGGCGGCGGCCCAGGCGAACTACGCGGCGCTCAATGACGCCGCGTTGAAAGCGCTGGTTCCGCAGTTGAACGTGAAGGGCGGTCTGATGTTCGCGGGTGTCGACGGCGGGAGCGCGCTGTACACGACGCCGAAGAACACCTTCCTGCCGCGGTTCGGGTTGGCGTACCAGTTGGACGACAAGACGGTCATCCGCGCCGGTGTCGGGCTGTTCGCCGGCTTCCTCGGGCAGCGGCGCGGCGACATCATCAACTACGGCTATTCGCAGACGACCACCGTCGGCACCACGACCGACGCCTTCGGGGCGCCAATCCCGCAGTACTGGGACAACGCGTTCGTCACCACGCCGCCCATCACGCCGGTCGGCAACGCACTTGGCCGGCAGACCTTCCTCGGGAACGCGATTTCCTTCTTCAATCAGAATCCGAAAGTGTCCAAGCAACTCCGCGGGCAGATTGGCGTCCAGCGCGAGCTGCCGGGCGGCATGACCCTCGAGGCCGCGTTCGTCAGCAACTACGGTTACGACATCGAGATCACGCGCAATATCAACGCGCTGCCGACTCAGTATCTGAGCACGGACAACTCCCGCACCGCCGCGATGGTGGCCAACAACACCTTCCTGACAGCGGCAGTCACGAACCCGTTCGCGGGGTTGCTGCCGGGAACCAGTTTCAACAATGCGACCATCTCCCGCTCGCAGTTGTTGCTGCCGTACCCTGAATTCGGGGCCATCAACACGACGAACAACGACGGCAAGTCGTGGTACAACGCCGGCCAGTTCGGTTTGCAGAAGCGGTTTGCGGGAGGCTACTCGGTAGGGGTCTCCTACACCCGGTCGAAGTGGATGCAGGCGACCGAGTACTTGAACGCGGCCGACCCGCGGCCGACCAAGATGATCTCGGATCTGGACGTGACCAACAGGCTGACTGTCACCGGCATCTTTGCGTTCCCGTTCGGGAAGGGCCGACATTTCCTGTCCGGGGCGAACGGGATCCTCGAGGCGATCGTCGGAGGCTGGCAGGTTCAGGGCAACTACACGTTCCAGACCGGCTTCCCCATCTCGTTCTCGGACGCGTTCTACAACGGCACTGACCCCGTCAACGGTAGCGACATCAAGATCACCAACCAGACCACCAAGCAGTGGTTCAACACCGCCCCCTTCACGTCGATCCTGACCGACACGTCAACCAACGCGACGCCGGTCAACCACCTGCGAA